Below is a genomic region from Argiope bruennichi chromosome 3, qqArgBrue1.1, whole genome shotgun sequence.
aattatttataaatcatatttagaaGGCATTAAGATTAGTTTAATGACAGCTACTAAAATTCAGATGGAATTTCAAATTGAAAGGGTTATTAAGTAAATATGTGATAAGTAACTAATCCCATATTTACTTAATAGCCCTTAAtaataacaaacatttaataacaaCACTTCAAAAAGTGACTTAGTTTCTTGATTTGCATGCTGCTTGATTATCTTTTGTTGATACTGTTTTGTTGAATCGTGCGCAGTTAGATACTGCAAGCGCTCACGTGCATACTTGAAACACGTGACGATCATTTTGAGCAGCTGCTTATATAAATACCATGTCAAACGTAAGTACTTATGCTTCGATTTATATTAAAACCTATTTTTCTTGTACTGTCATGTGATGCCATACATTGTCTTTTGTATTGTTTTCAAGAATTACGCACAGTTCATGTATGGGTTTCTGAGGTACTCAACTTTTATTTGCACAAGGATTCTCGTAGTGCAAATTTGGTCGGGTGATATTCGGGTATCTTATATACTAAGTAGAGGCAAAATTTTATGAgagaatgtaatatatatatacattatataaaacaGTAACTTAATCAAATATGTCAAATGATATAAGATATTCAGTCTAATGGTATATggatttaaaaagtttgattaattcacttttataaatggaaataagatgagaaattttagttaattttgaaaggaagaaagtaaacaaaaattcttgtttcttttcactgaaaatttatttcagtataaaataacataacatgATGTTTGATAAACATGAACGTATTTGTGTTTGAATGCTAAAAAGAAAGAatggaattattgtatttaaaaaaacataaagagTCTGCACTGATTAATCAccgtgtttttattatttgattaattccaACGATTGATTTTAGAATATAGTgattaaatttgtgaaataatagtAAATGCATTTAGGATTGTGAAATGAAAAGAtcacacaaaatgaaaaaaaaaaaaaaaaaaaaattaagcaagctTATGTGTGCGAAGATTTGTGTGCCTTAGAGATAAGCAAAACCTTCAGGAGACCGCAGATGCAGCAATTTATTGCCAACGCttactattttttactttctcttatacgaagtatacaaagaaataaaCCCCTCCTAAAACtattgagattttgaagaatttttaagtttcagaacCTCCGTgagtttgaaaaatgcatttttagaataatgtacatctgtctgtgaatatgataaataaataaataaatttaaaaaaaaaacgccttGAGCTTGCAATTTGATGCATTACCCTTTACCTCTTTCAAAATTACAGTAATTGAAGATTAGAAGTGGAAAAAGAgtaagtgccattttttttttagctccTTCAAACTATCGttgtaaatattaagatttttaactttcaaaatgatcTAAATGTCCAGTGTATTGTAAATGGTTGAAATAAACGTTGGTAGAAATCTCCATTGCACAAGGAAGCAATGAGTATTCGGAATTGTAATTCACAATTTGGTACTTACTACGTTTTTTATTTCCAGCCTTCagtaagtttatatatatatatatatatatatatatatatatatataaaattgcaacCCAAAGTAAGGAAATATATGTTTGATTTTCAGGCCCCACCCTGTATTTGAAACGATATGCtaatatataaggaaaaatattcgTGGAAACTTTCGTTGCCAGTCATGGATTCAATGCATTTCCTATTGAGTCATTTCTTTGATAGTTATTGATGACAAATATACTTTACCACAGAGGAAATACTTTGAATACTAACCAATGATTAAAGGGACCAGCAGCACAGTTGGAGATGAGAGTGCATTGCTCGAGGCCAAAGCAACCGCCTGTTTCTTTACTTCAATGAACTGAGCAATGAGTAAGGGGAATGTGATGATAACACCGGTTTCGAATATTCCGTAAAACGCCACCAGGGTCAACAGCATGGTCAGGTTCTGGGAAAATGATATGGCAATAGAAAAAATCCCCGTTCCGAGGAAACACAAGACGATAAAATAACACCGGGCTGTAAAGGAGAACTTATaagtttgtttgaaaattttcacaattaGTTTTGCATATATCAAGAAacacaattcaaaaaatataaataaaattattacataatgaaTAAACGATAAGTAACCTCCTTAACATAAGATATTAACACTTTAAATACGATAATGCTTTCATAAGCCGATGGAAACAATTTGCTCTATGTTACAGAATCTTGTTCCTAGAGGTATCAATGTAACATATAGTTACATTTCGGATAACTGACGCTCTTTaagaaatggttttaaaaattttaatttaaaaattaatttttattttaacgctttttttcaatattttcgaaGCATAATATCTCACGAAACTATTTTTGCacctctttaaaaaatatcttttcgtttaaaccaattttatttatctaattatttctttaaaatttgttaaaaattacaatctttttaagaatattttacaaaactgaGTGTTTTCAGTGCTTTAATTATTGGATTTATGCTCATGCGTTCCgatgatattaaatgcatatatttgtcAGCATATCATCGTTAgaatctaattaaatgaaaattttaaacataaattaagttTGAAGCATTATTATTCCATGATGTTTCAGGCTAAAGATTCAAatatccttaaaatttattttactttaattttgcatACTTGTAGAAACAGTATTGTAGAATGTCAAcaaaagcacaaattaataaattaatattatcactTTTTCTATAAGGAGAATATATAAAAGTTCTGAAAAGATTCAGAAATTGGGAAAATCTCATTCGATATGATGTTGTAAGATATGGATTCACTTTTCTCATTTTCAAGTACTAGTGCAAGTCTTGAATAACATGGAACGTATTAAGAGcttttaagagataaaaaaaaatcccattcagAAAATACTCAAATAACATGTGACATTCTAAAagctttcaaaagaaaataatattcaataatttttggtggaaaagcaaattgtttttaaaagttatggtTGATGTTTTTCCACTATATAAATACCCCTATGCCACTATGTATGGTCTGATTAAACTCTCTTAATGCTATACAATTCCCCTTTCCTCTCTAAAATttcccaaaataaatatttttattgattttaatttaatctctgtaTTAGCAGTTTTAAGGGTCAGttttgataatcaaaataaaaaaaaaacttttaattgcggatcatatttaataatgttaaaaatttgagaaaattcagttaaaaaattcaaaattcaatttaaaaaataattttaaagagtagTTAAGAAATTGCAACAACAAAGGAacctaaatataaataacttttttttttatataaatttaaaagcaagatATAAAGTTTGTAGAAGGTTATTAGGAATGTTGCTAAAATagtattctataatttaaaatatatttgattttaatttaacaatttaaataaattcgaatacCCGGTCTTCGTAagttaaagaaaagcaaaaaataaaattaccttaaaatacagcaaaataataataataataacaataaaaataattattttgaaaaaacgaGCCCTCCTTtacattattatttgataatcCAGCCACGTTACTATAGCTCAAAAGATTTCTATAGATTGATATAAacgaagaatttaaatattttgcttttaaaacaggaaataaagGTTTagacttaattaaataattgaaattgcactttttaaataaaattccttccaTTAAAAGCAGTATAAAGTTTAAAACGAAAACTTGTGAAGTGTTTAGAATCTTACGGCGAAACTAATTAAGAAATTCTTGGAGAAAAGCATGAAGAATAAGATAACAACCAGTACCAAAAGCATGCAAAATAAAAACCAAGACAATGTTGATGAAAATTCAGAGGGTGGAGATATTTTGACTAAACGAAAACGCCTTGTTTAATGGTGCTTTGTTTGGGGTAtaacttgaaactttttttttagtaatctAACAATCGTGTTGTACGGGAGTTACCGgtacattttttatcatatagGTATACGACCTATTAATAGTTCAGCATGAAATAAGTTTGCGCTTGGCCATTTATATTTCAAGTATGGAAGTAAACAACCACGAGGAGCGGAAGAACACCAGACAAAATATTACTATCAGATGAATTTACCATAAGAAAGCGTTCTTCCCATTGTTTATAGAAAGATACATGGAATAATTCTAAAAAGAGAAACCATGCTTTATTGAAATTCCTCAACAgtcgtgatttttttaaaatcttttaggtCTATGAATGAACTTCTTCGTTGCAATTTTGAGCCGGATAtcaaaatatcatcaaatttatttcttcgtCACAAgtcaaaatcaaaacaaaagtaCATTGTCCTAAGCTTTATTATTTCGTGTTTTTAATATCACCTCTGGCAGCCAGTGAGTTCGCTGGAAAAActggttatatttattttcaggtaTATCATTTAggtataacttcatgtccatgattccgccAATTTATCAGACATTCAAATCGTGTTATTATAATTGTCTTATATAAGTTCTATTTGTTCTAaatatgaacctttctaatggagactagATCATTAAAATGTGAAATCATAACGCTATTAAAACATTGATGTCTAGTTCatctgtcttttaaattttacggtttagtaatttttctttttttaaaacttctcttctgcaaagtatagagaaagtattgcaatcattacaaaattcagtttcaagatttgacgaatcttcacattttagatctttccgagttgaaaaaacatatttttcgccttatatctgtttgtttgtctgtccatttatctatgacaaagataaatttcaaaaaatactttgaattaacTTGATGAAATTCGGTGTATGGTTTCAACTCGAAATTTTTAGATCCCTATGAagttttgagcgaaatccatgcTGCGGAAGTTTGTCTTTCCGACTGTCTGAACATAAGTCaaaacgataaatacaaaacgaagagagcaagatggataaaatttgatacacagatttaaaatataagacgTAGGtactatcaaatttggaatcaagtATGCCAAGGGtgaaacaagtaaaatatttgagGCATCACTTGcatctgttaaattattaatggcGACTGAAAGTGAGGGTGAAGAAATCACATTTTTAACAAGGGTATCACATGCTCATACTTCATTACACGgatttgctgttatttttatagaaaaatcgttttatattaatatataacgTTATCAGATGATCATCTAGAGCAATCTAACTAACCGAAttcatctatatacttataataaagctcaatgtgtgtgtgtgtgtgtgtgttggcgctctacaggccaggtcatttgacatacggctatcaaatttggtacatgtataccttagaggtcgggaatgtgcacctggggtcccttttttgaaattttaattagaattttaattattaattaaaaactaactttcccgccaaaataatcttccattttccccaccgccaacttttcggccaaaaaaaatcttccattttccccaccgccaaatgagtaaggcttcagctttttttttttctcccaacagtaatgagactagggttaatatttttcggcggattatttcaaacgattctgtttattttcttaatgttttatgcatttaaaattaaacattgttaattaatccatgtttcagattcattctgaagtacttttgaattaaaataacacagaataaaggaaattaaaaatgtataatctgcatagcggtaccccaactggcgtagaaaaattcacgcatttgcgttacctaactggcgaagaaagtTCACGCATGCGAGTTGTtatgattgttgtcatgacaaccactatcaacggatgatttaaattatttttaggttagttgcatgcttttgtaagtaaattgtatttatgttagttatatattttttgtatatgcttatagttttaagtacaccgttttttaagtagttttttttaacctgttttcaatgatttaaattatttttaggttagttgtgtacttttgtaattaaattttatttatgttagttatatatattttttgtatatgcttatagttttaaatccatcgttttttaagtagtttttttaaacctgttttagaccgattattttgaacgattcattttattttcttagtgtttaatgcatttaaaatgaaacattgttcattaatcgatctgttcatgatgaatctgagaaaattttgttgacaaattattgagatattacataaattaagaaagatattctttagtgcccataaagtttaaacgctcagtgactttattatcagtaatcatattattaaaaaaaatgctttgtttcagtaaaaaatattattatattaattgcagattaatcatttacactttaatttaaatcataaattctacgaggggtaacagaaaattagagagatacatatcacgttatgactgaaggcctttataatattatgagtgaattatatgactatcaaaatttgaagttttaaaatattttgctgaagaatctattaaagttggaattgcatgaaatatttaattattaaaatttgaacgaacattaagattggcgaaccggctggtcgccaaaggcgggtAGTTTTAAATAAACAGCGCAGTGGAaagttagaaaatttcaaatgattaaaagattaaaatgaactaaaattgcttattaaatcttaatttctacacatatttttattaatgcgaTAGATATTGAACAGAATTGAGCAGAAATGACTATGACTTACATATAAGTCCATGATCTGTTATAATGCCCATAGTCAAAGCTCCCAGAAGATCAGCTGTTGATAGGGTCATGAGAGCATAATGCACTTCATTGTCCGGCACATGAAGGTCTTTGGCAAAGTCTTCAATGATGGTAATCATGCAGACAGTAACTAATGTATGAAAAGACATAGTAGTTGCGATGACGACGAACATAGGATGAGCATGCAATCGGAACCAGCCGAAGCAGCATTTTCCAAATTTATCATACCATGAAGACTTAATAAATGATTGAATATCACCCTCAGATGGATTTTCATATTTACTGCTTGATTTAAGATCGGAAGCACACAAGTTTGAAAGTGATGGTGCACCTGCTGGAACTAGAGACACACGATGCTGATTTTGGCGAGAAATTTTCCAGCTACAGTTACCTCTGCTGCCTGAAGTAATTTctgatttttcgaaattttttgtttttgaaacagGAATGTTTGAAGATACGGATTTATATTGAGGTTTTGACAATGATTCTGCTACACTGTGAGAATAATTTACTTGTGAAGTTTGGTTTAAGGCAGCTAAATTTTCCACATCTTTTTTATAAATCTCTTCAATTAAATTCTCTTTGAGGAGGAAatcattattgttaaaattatgcaCATGTGGTTTCGCATGTATTATCTTGTCCAACAGAGTTGAACAAAGAATACAGTTGAAGTTTTTGAAGTATAATAACTTAACATCATCATCTGGTATTCTCTGCAAATTCGAATTGAAGCTGTAGCGTCTTCTGAAGAAATTTACCAACAATGTTTGCCTTAGCTTGGCTATAGATAATTTATACTCTGTctttaattttcctttgaaaaGGACATTTTTGGAATGGAAGTGTAGGTTTTCAGCATATCGTCTTGATACGAAGCTCCTGTtgcttttagaatttaattctttGCAAGCCGAGACTTCGTTTTCAGCTGCGTCTATGTATTTAGCGAAGAATTCAGCGTCAAAATACGAAGAGTAGGCATACTGTTTTTCGTCCGAGTCTTTAAAGGTCTCTGCAGCAATCAAATAAATAGACGGAATCTCCTGAGTTTTAGGAAGCTCTTTGGTTTTCAGGAAAGAATCTGTCCATTTAACATGATGTAGGATTTTCtgccaaatattttttgtacagttTTCAAGTTCTGTTGAAGTCGGCTTAGATTCCAATTGTTGCTGTTTCAACTcttttttgtctaatttattaACTGATTTAGATTGAAACAGTAGACTCGCAGCAAGACCATTTAGAAGGGTACTCGAAATAACTAGGAATGCTCCATTGAGTCCATAGTGCTCGAGCAGCATTACTACTATTggaggaaataaaaatgatcCTATATAGCTTCCAGAATAAGAAATTCCCGAAGCTTTTCCTCTGTGTTTATCAAAATGCTGATTTATAGCAAGAGGTAGGAGGCAGGTACCAAGTCCGCAGCCCATTCctattgaaaaatataagtatatttttaatctttattgcttactttaaaaacaattatttgtttaaaaatgtcttaaattttcaaaaatgggaGTGACAGATGGCTATCTACATGGTGATTccttaaataattacttattaattaaataagagacaagtttaaaatgaaaaaaaaatgatattacatATATAAGTGAAAAAGTTTATAGACAATGCAGTACTTTCAATTTGAgcgtatgaattaaaaaaaaaaaattctgataatttttattatatagaaaaggaggggggggggatttcttttataaattttaaaattatgcaagccagaataatctttcaattttaaaaataactcaattatatctaaaagcaataagaaataaattttatttaaaataacacaaatcaGCAAGtccattttcattattataatttatttttcatgttattctTTCTTATTGGCTttaacaaaaacatacaaaaactctaaacatttttgttacttaaatctgaaagaaataagaataaataattagaaatttgtccaattatttatctttttttttaatatatggcaAAATAATAATCCGAAAGAAAAACTTAGCTGTATGTTCAT
It encodes:
- the LOC129964272 gene encoding uncharacterized protein LOC129964272, with product MPPNPTDQKWSWVIAFACCFINCLLYGVIRLSGLLMVATVETFQVSRAKAAMPFSVSTSVRNLSGIFVGYFGQKFGLRPVIGAGCLLASFGAGLCFFASDIFWITISWGVIFGMGCGLGTCLLPLAINQHFDKHRGKASGISYSGSYIGSFLFPPIVVMLLEHYGLNGAFLVISSTLLNGLAASLLFQSKSVNKLDKKELKQQQLESKPTSTELENCTKNIWQKILHHVKWTDSFLKTKELPKTQEIPSIYLIAAETFKDSDEKQYAYSSYFDAEFFAKYIDAAENEVSACKELNSKSNRSFVSRRYAENLHFHSKNVLFKGKLKTEYKLSIAKLRQTLLVNFFRRRYSFNSNLQRIPDDDVKLLYFKNFNCILCSTLLDKIIHAKPHVHNFNNNDFLLKENLIEEIYKKDVENLAALNQTSQVNYSHSVAESLSKPQYKSVSSNIPVSKTKNFEKSEITSGSRGNCSWKISRQNQHRVSLVPAGAPSLSNLCASDLKSSSKYENPSEGDIQSFIKSSWYDKFGKCCFGWFRLHAHPMFVVIATTMSFHTLVTVCMITIIEDFAKDLHVPDNEVHYALMTLSTADLLGALTMGIITDHGLISRCYFIVLCFLGTGIFSIAISFSQNLTMLLTLVAFYGIFETGVIITFPLLIAQFIEVKKQAVALASSNALSSPTVLLVPLIIGYFRDRVGCYSGVFYVLGALSLSSSLIWLVASYLFNKRSKRNKFELCC